In a single window of the Marinitoga sp. 38H-ov genome:
- a CDS encoding cation:proton antiporter subunit C, protein MIQYLFIGLILIGMYGLLTQKNLIKIIVALNVLEVGVNLFIISTGYVKDGIAPILFSGAKTNVGNFVDPLPQALVLTAIVIGVGVTALALTVVRKLYEKYGTLELDEMGSEKND, encoded by the coding sequence ATGATACAATACTTATTTATTGGATTGATTTTAATAGGAATGTATGGTTTATTAACACAGAAAAATCTTATAAAAATAATAGTTGCTTTAAATGTATTAGAAGTAGGAGTTAACTTATTTATTATATCTACAGGTTACGTGAAAGATGGAATTGCCCCCATATTATTTAGTGGAGCAAAAACAAATGTGGGAAATTTTGTTGATCCATTACCTCAAGCTTTAGTTTTAACTGCTATTGTTATTGGTGTTGGTGTTACAGCTCTCGCATTAACAGTTGTAAGAAAATTATACGAAAAATACGGAACACTAGAACTTGACGAGATGGGGAGTGAAAAAAATGATTAA
- a CDS encoding Na(+)/H(+) antiporter subunit B: protein MKRLIAILLVGVLGFFIFTNLYSEGNGKVFPKFGEVKISERVSDKFVKKNVNGNVTTVEYKVTKDAESGSANMVTSIVVNYRSFDTLGEVTVLFVSALGVGLLLSGKSRMKFKTPPNFILKAAVRVVAGIILITGVYIFIHGHLTPGGGFPGGSMIASAILLFYISDDEFKTKVKAFKFLEGTAGSLYLIFGLLGLTMGGYFLYNFIPTGVVGELLSAGIVPIVYIFVGLKVGSELSNLISDFLSEEGK from the coding sequence ATGAAAAGATTAATTGCAATATTATTAGTTGGAGTATTAGGTTTTTTCATTTTTACTAACTTGTATTCTGAAGGGAATGGAAAAGTATTTCCAAAATTTGGTGAAGTTAAAATTTCTGAAAGAGTTTCTGATAAATTTGTAAAAAAGAATGTGAATGGAAATGTAACTACAGTTGAGTATAAAGTAACAAAAGATGCTGAAAGCGGTTCTGCTAATATGGTAACTTCAATTGTTGTTAATTACAGATCTTTTGATACATTAGGTGAAGTAACTGTATTATTTGTTTCAGCATTGGGAGTTGGATTATTATTAAGTGGAAAATCAAGAATGAAATTTAAAACTCCTCCCAACTTTATTTTAAAAGCTGCAGTAAGAGTTGTAGCTGGAATTATACTCATTACAGGTGTTTATATATTTATTCATGGTCATTTAACTCCTGGTGGTGGATTTCCAGGTGGCTCTATGATCGCATCAGCTATATTATTATTCTATATTTCTGATGATGAATTTAAAACAAAAGTTAAAGCTTTTAAATTTTTAGAAGGAACTGCAGGTAGTTTATATTTGATTTTTGGTTTATTAGGTTTAACCATGGGTGGATATTTCTTATATAACTTTATTCCAACAGGAGTTGTTGGTGAGTTATTGAGTGCTGGTATAGTTCCAATTGTATATATATTTGTTGGATTAAAAGTAGGATCTGAGCTTTCAAATTTAATCTCAGATTTTCTCTCAGAGGAGGGGAAATAA
- a CDS encoding hydrogenase subunit MbhD domain-containing protein, whose protein sequence is MQIVEILVGITLLIFAFLAIESKKIINSIIYLSILSMLSVISFVFMKAPDVAITEAVIGSGLVTAVFIFTLFSIKKVGDKK, encoded by the coding sequence ATGCAAATAGTTGAAATTTTAGTAGGAATAACTCTTTTAATTTTTGCTTTTTTGGCAATTGAATCTAAAAAAATTATTAATTCAATAATATACTTATCAATTCTAAGTATGTTATCAGTTATTTCTTTTGTATTTATGAAAGCTCCAGATGTTGCGATTACTGAAGCTGTAATAGGTTCTGGATTAGTAACTGCAGTATTTATATTTACCCTTTTTTCTATTAAAAAGGTTGGTGATAAAAAATGA
- the mnhG gene encoding monovalent cation/H(+) antiporter subunit G, with protein MSAIGYIFMIIGALFYVLGGLGLYRMPDVYNRLQAATKATTLGTFSLVLGVGIAQPEWFIKSLLIIIFLTITNPVGSSVLAKASYIYGAKPFKLVKNDLDELYQSRGDENANS; from the coding sequence ATGAGTGCTATAGGATATATATTTATGATAATAGGTGCTCTGTTTTATGTTTTAGGAGGATTAGGATTATATAGAATGCCTGATGTTTATAATAGACTTCAAGCAGCAACAAAAGCTACAACTTTGGGAACATTCTCATTGGTATTAGGAGTAGGAATTGCACAACCTGAATGGTTTATTAAATCATTGTTGATAATTATATTTTTGACTATTACTAACCCTGTTGGAAGTTCTGTTTTGGCAAAGGCATCATATATTTATGGTGCAAAACCATTTAAATTAGTAAAAAATGATTTAGATGAACTCTACCAAAGTAGAGGTGATGAAAATGCAAATAGTTGA
- a CDS encoding cation:proton antiporter, with translation MNTLIGVLIFIGGFFSVIRLIQGPTTPDRVVAVDTLNVIITGTIVFLSFLFKSELYLDIALVYGALSFIETVIIARYLEGKK, from the coding sequence ATGAATACATTGATCGGCGTTTTAATTTTTATAGGTGGATTCTTTTCTGTTATTAGATTAATTCAAGGGCCAACTACCCCAGATAGAGTCGTTGCTGTTGATACTTTAAATGTTATTATAACAGGTACAATAGTATTTTTATCTTTTCTTTTTAAAAGTGAATTATATTTAGATATTGCATTAGTATATGGGGCATTATCATTTATTGAAACGGTTATAATTGCCCGATATTTGGAGGGGAAAAAATGA
- a CDS encoding Na+/H+ antiporter subunit E, whose translation MKKFISTFLTLWVIWIALTGFSTPELLTGLLVSLILSFVISKVVDYAFDFTIIPKLFVFVFVYVPVFIVEMVKANIDVAARVLNPKLPLNPGFVKIPTKLKGNVGKLTLANSITLTPGTISIDADEENIYIHWIDVKSDSPEENQKYVSGKFEKILGGIFK comes from the coding sequence TTGAAAAAGTTTATTTCAACTTTTTTGACCTTATGGGTAATCTGGATTGCTTTGACGGGATTTAGCACTCCGGAATTACTTACAGGTTTATTAGTTTCCTTGATATTATCTTTTGTAATATCAAAGGTTGTAGACTATGCTTTTGATTTTACAATTATCCCAAAGCTTTTCGTTTTTGTATTTGTTTATGTACCAGTATTTATTGTTGAAATGGTAAAAGCAAATATTGATGTAGCTGCAAGAGTTTTAAATCCAAAGTTACCGCTTAATCCTGGATTTGTAAAAATACCTACAAAGTTAAAGGGGAATGTAGGAAAATTGACTTTAGCAAATTCAATAACTCTTACACCAGGTACCATTTCAATTGATGCAGATGAAGAAAATATTTATATTCATTGGATTGATGTAAAAAGTGATTCTCCCGAAGAAAATCAAAAATATGTATCTGGAAAATTTGAAAAAATCTTAGGGGGGATATTTAAATGA
- a CDS encoding metalloregulator ArsR/SmtB family transcription factor, with protein MDECKLISNVFKSLSHPVRLKIIRLLENEKLSVYELTDKLNSSQSSISQHLKILEENGIITKEKQGNIVFCKLKHNEVLELLYDGKRIISQELNEAKNIIKNS; from the coding sequence TTGGACGAATGTAAATTAATATCTAACGTATTTAAAAGTTTATCACACCCGGTTAGGTTAAAAATTATTAGACTATTGGAGAATGAAAAACTTTCTGTTTACGAATTAACTGATAAACTAAATTCAAGTCAATCGAGTATATCTCAACATTTAAAGATTTTAGAGGAAAATGGGATAATTACAAAAGAAAAGCAAGGTAATATAGTTTTTTGTAAATTGAAACATAATGAAGTTTTAGAACTTTTGTATGACGGAAAAAGAATTATTTCACAAGAATTAAATGAAGCAAAAAATATTATAAAAAATTCATAA
- a CDS encoding putative manganese-dependent inorganic diphosphatase, producing the protein MSNNVYIFGHQRPDTDSITAAITYSYLKNQIDNKNYYIPFRLGEINPESEFVLKYFNVDKPELLEHVYIQVKDAMMKDVIKANIDSTIFEIGNMMLERQIKSIPIVDIHNNLKGLVTEREFARYFLNEIQNFSLEENPPKVKDVIKTTNGKLIVGDENKKLKGCPTIGAMTADEVERYVKKDDVLITGNREDVQRIAIEKEVSCLIITGNFIPNEEIISLAKSKGIPIVISPHPTYVTGRLLRLSTHAERIMEKTPLTTHPEEILKDFEEELMQDKKGIAIVVDENGKVEGIITRHDLIRPKAKKVILVDHSEKSQTIEGIDEAEILEIIDHHRLGGLETGLPITAHIRPVGCTNTIIWDLYKKNKIIPPKEIAGLMISAILSDTMMLKSPTTTDEDRKAVEEISKLINIDYYKYGIEMYKAKTNLDGYSEREILAIDLKETRLLRGLIAVSQIEVIDPTNLLNKKDLIIREMEKISKERNYLLFLFLLTDVLNEGSYVFSAGQYKLAEKIFKKDFENRVVFLKGIVSRKKQVMPLIFRNI; encoded by the coding sequence ATGAGCAATAACGTTTATATATTTGGACATCAAAGACCTGATACAGATAGCATTACAGCAGCTATTACATATTCATATTTAAAAAATCAAATAGATAATAAAAATTATTATATTCCTTTTAGATTAGGTGAAATAAATCCTGAAAGTGAATTTGTATTAAAATATTTTAATGTAGATAAACCCGAATTGTTAGAACATGTGTATATTCAAGTAAAAGATGCTATGATGAAAGATGTTATTAAAGCTAATATAGATTCTACAATTTTTGAAATAGGTAACATGATGCTTGAAAGACAGATAAAAAGTATACCTATTGTAGATATTCATAATAATTTAAAAGGATTGGTTACAGAAAGGGAATTTGCTAGGTATTTTTTAAATGAAATTCAAAATTTTTCCTTGGAAGAAAATCCGCCAAAGGTAAAAGATGTAATAAAGACAACAAATGGTAAATTAATTGTTGGTGATGAAAACAAAAAGTTAAAAGGTTGTCCGACAATTGGTGCAATGACAGCAGATGAGGTAGAAAGATACGTAAAGAAAGATGATGTTTTGATAACAGGTAATAGGGAAGATGTACAAAGAATAGCTATTGAAAAAGAAGTTAGTTGTTTAATAATTACAGGTAATTTTATTCCAAATGAGGAGATTATTAGTTTAGCTAAAAGTAAGGGAATTCCTATTGTAATTTCACCACATCCAACATATGTAACAGGTAGATTATTAAGGTTAAGTACACATGCTGAGAGAATTATGGAAAAAACGCCGTTAACAACTCATCCTGAAGAAATATTAAAGGACTTTGAAGAAGAATTAATGCAAGATAAAAAAGGTATAGCAATAGTTGTTGATGAAAATGGTAAAGTAGAAGGTATTATTACAAGACATGATTTGATAAGACCAAAAGCAAAAAAAGTAATATTAGTTGATCATTCTGAAAAATCACAAACAATAGAGGGTATTGATGAAGCAGAAATATTGGAAATTATAGATCATCATAGATTAGGGGGATTAGAAACAGGGCTTCCAATAACTGCACACATCAGACCCGTAGGATGTACTAATACAATTATATGGGATTTATATAAAAAAAATAAAATTATACCTCCTAAGGAAATAGCAGGATTGATGATATCTGCTATTTTGTCTGATACAATGATGTTAAAATCACCAACCACTACAGATGAAGATAGAAAAGCTGTAGAAGAAATATCTAAATTGATAAATATAGATTATTATAAATATGGAATAGAAATGTATAAGGCAAAGACAAATCTTGATGGATATTCTGAAAGAGAAATTTTAGCCATTGATCTTAAGGAAACGAGATTATTGAGAGGATTAATTGCTGTTTCGCAAATTGAAGTAATAGATCCAACAAATTTATTAAATAAAAAAGACTTAATAATTAGAGAAATGGAAAAAATATCTAAAGAGAGAAATTATTTATTATTTTTATTTTTATTAACCGATGTTTTAAATGAAGGATCTTATGTATTTTCTGCAGGACAGTATAAATTAGCTGAGAAAATATTTAAAAAAGATTTTGAAAATAGAGTTGTGTTTTTAAAAGGAATTGTATCAAGAAAAAAGCAGGTTATGCCGTTAATATTTAGGAATATATAA